A genomic stretch from Thermus thermamylovorans includes:
- a CDS encoding response regulator transcription factor — protein sequence MATVLLVEDEPAVRLGVKLALERAGHRVLEAPSAGAAWPLLREAEAVVLDWMLPDEPGVRLLERMRQGTYPDLPVLMLTARAEVRDRVEGLSRGADDYLVKPFATEELLARLEALLRRAGRRKVLKRGPLLLDLERMEASLEGEPLPLTRREFELLAFLAARPGRVYTREELLEAVWGQDYLGTPRTVDQHVLQLREKLGEDPKAPRFLETVRGLGYRFKGEG from the coding sequence AGCGGGCCGGGCACCGGGTCCTCGAGGCCCCCTCGGCGGGGGCGGCCTGGCCCCTCCTGAGGGAAGCCGAGGCCGTGGTCCTGGACTGGATGCTCCCCGACGAGCCTGGGGTGCGGCTTCTGGAGAGGATGCGCCAGGGAACCTACCCCGACCTCCCCGTCCTCATGCTCACCGCCCGGGCCGAGGTGCGGGACCGGGTAGAGGGGCTCTCCCGGGGGGCGGACGACTACCTGGTGAAGCCCTTCGCCACCGAGGAGCTCCTGGCCCGCCTCGAGGCCCTCCTGCGACGGGCAGGCCGGCGCAAGGTGCTCAAAAGGGGCCCCCTCCTCCTGGACCTGGAGCGGATGGAGGCGAGCCTGGAAGGCGAACCCCTTCCCCTCACCCGGAGGGAGTTCGAGCTTCTGGCCTTTCTGGCGGCCCGCCCGGGACGGGTCTACACCCGGGAGGAACTTTTGGAGGCCGTCTGGGGCCAGGACTACCTGGGCACTCCCAGGACCGTGGACCAACACGTGCTCCAGCTGCGGGAAAAGCTCGGGGAAGACCCCAAAGCCCCGCGTTTTTTGGAGACGGTGCGGGGGCTTGGCTACCGCTTCAAGGGGGAAGGGTGA
- a CDS encoding sensor histidine kinase encodes MEGLVLHQERQVVYLNPVAAELLAVSREKVVGRPLLLALRDHRLEALALYGGERTLEVRGRLLRAKALPGRLYLWDETEGQRRLQALEEATQALAHELRTPLAGMGPLLEALTPKTPQEKEILDLLKGEVSRLSRLVKDLSLTQPGPKRTFPLEELWPRLERLFQERLRGRQVEVCLPHTVHADPEALFQILLNLLDNALKYGQDPIRLLSHQEGERLHLEVRDQGPELPDYEALFLPRRRGFQGGTGQGLGLYLVRRLARGLGGEAYGGRQGGENVFGIQLPLN; translated from the coding sequence ATGGAGGGTCTGGTGCTCCACCAGGAGCGGCAGGTGGTCTACCTCAACCCCGTGGCGGCGGAGCTATTAGCGGTGAGTCGGGAAAAGGTGGTGGGCCGCCCCCTCCTCCTGGCCCTGCGGGACCACCGCCTGGAGGCCCTGGCCCTTTACGGGGGCGAGCGGACCCTGGAGGTCCGGGGCCGCCTACTCCGGGCTAAGGCCCTGCCGGGAAGGCTTTACCTTTGGGACGAGACGGAAGGGCAAAGACGCCTGCAGGCCCTGGAGGAGGCCACCCAGGCCCTGGCCCACGAACTCCGCACCCCCCTGGCCGGCATGGGGCCCCTCCTGGAAGCCCTCACCCCCAAGACCCCGCAGGAGAAGGAGATCCTAGACCTACTCAAAGGAGAGGTGTCCCGCCTCTCCCGCCTGGTCAAGGACCTCTCCCTCACCCAGCCCGGCCCCAAGCGCACCTTTCCCCTGGAGGAGCTCTGGCCCCGTCTGGAGCGCCTCTTCCAGGAAAGGCTCAGGGGACGCCAAGTGGAGGTCTGCCTCCCCCATACCGTCCATGCCGACCCCGAGGCCCTCTTTCAGATCCTCTTGAACCTCCTGGACAACGCCCTCAAATACGGCCAGGATCCCATCCGCCTCCTCTCCCACCAGGAGGGGGAACGCCTGCACCTGGAGGTGAGGGACCAGGGACCCGAGCTCCCCGACTACGAGGCCCTCTTCCTTCCCCGCCGCCGGGGCTTCCAGGGAGGAACGGGCCAAGGCCTGGGCCTTTACCTGGTGCGCCGCCTGGCCCGGGGGCTGGGGGGGGAAGCCTACGGGGGCAGGCAGGGAGGGGAGAATGTCTTTGGCATCCAACTTCCCCTAAACTGA
- the phoU gene encoding phosphate signaling complex protein PhoU has product MREALDQALNHLLEETLRMLSLVREMTQEATEALVGNNGARAEGVIAKDRQVDALELKVENEAITLIARHQPVASDLRLIFTVIKALTDLERAGDYAMHVAEDALFLTREPPLKRYVTLPEMGRRLLEMMDTLAKAVAERDATLARKVLEMDDQVDGLYEEITRELVTYMMEDARTLTKALTLLRVARSYERLGDHLENVAERVIYWLTGEVYKTPEDVY; this is encoded by the coding sequence ATGCGCGAAGCCCTGGACCAAGCCCTGAACCACCTGCTGGAAGAGACCCTACGGATGCTCTCCCTGGTGCGGGAGATGACCCAGGAGGCCACCGAGGCCCTGGTGGGGAACAACGGAGCCAGGGCGGAAGGGGTCATCGCCAAGGACCGGCAGGTGGACGCCCTGGAGCTCAAGGTGGAGAACGAAGCCATCACCCTCATCGCCCGCCACCAGCCCGTGGCCTCGGACTTGCGGCTCATCTTCACCGTCATCAAAGCCCTCACCGACCTGGAGCGGGCCGGGGACTACGCCATGCACGTGGCCGAGGACGCCCTCTTCCTGACCCGGGAACCCCCCTTGAAGCGCTACGTGACCCTGCCGGAGATGGGCCGCAGGCTCTTGGAGATGATGGACACCCTGGCCAAGGCGGTGGCGGAGCGGGACGCCACCCTGGCCCGCAAGGTGCTGGAGATGGACGACCAGGTGGACGGGCTCTACGAGGAGATCACCCGGGAGCTCGTCACCTACATGATGGAGGACGCCCGCACCCTCACCAAGGCCCTCACCCTCCTGCGGGTGGCCCGCAGCTACGAGCGCCTGGGGGACCACCTGGAAAACGTGGCGGAAAGGGTGATCTACTGGCTTACCGGCGAGGTCTATAAGACCCCTGAGGACGTCTACTGA
- the prfB gene encoding peptide chain release factor 2 (programmed frameshift): MDLDLLAARLDGLRGYLDIPSKEARLKELDKRLEDPALWQNPEEARRVSQEASRLRRTVDAFRSLESDLQGLLELWQEFPAAEREALRPELEEAAHKLEELYHETLLSFPHAEKNAILTIQPGAGGTEACDWAEMLLRMYTRFAERQGFGVEVVDLVPGPEAGIDYAQILVRGENAYGLLSAEAGVHRLVRPSPFDASGRRHTSFAGVEVVPEVDDTVEVVIRPEDLRIDVFRSQGHGGQGVNTTDSAVRIVHLPTGITVTCQTTRSQIKNKELAMKVLRSRLFELEWRKKQEELQKLRGEVRPIEWGSQIRSYVLDKQYVKDHRTGLMRFDPQNVLDGDLLDFVWAGLEWKAGRRQAAGEVEAD; this comes from the exons ATGGACCTGGACCTTCTCGCTGCCCGGTTGGACGGGCTCCGGGGGTATCTT GACATCCCCAGCAAGGAAGCCCGTCTGAAAGAGCTGGACAAACGGCTGGAAGACCCCGCCCTCTGGCAAAACCCCGAGGAGGCCCGGAGGGTGAGCCAGGAGGCGAGCCGTCTGCGGCGCACCGTGGACGCTTTCCGCTCCCTGGAAAGCGATCTTCAGGGCCTCCTGGAGCTATGGCAGGAGTTTCCCGCTGCGGAGCGGGAAGCCCTCCGCCCCGAGCTGGAGGAGGCGGCGCACAAGCTGGAGGAGCTCTACCACGAGACCCTCCTCTCCTTCCCCCACGCGGAGAAGAACGCCATCCTCACCATCCAGCCCGGGGCCGGGGGCACGGAGGCCTGCGACTGGGCGGAAATGCTCCTCAGGATGTACACCCGCTTCGCCGAGCGGCAGGGCTTCGGGGTGGAGGTGGTGGACCTCGTCCCGGGCCCTGAGGCGGGGATCGACTATGCCCAGATCCTCGTCCGGGGAGAGAACGCCTACGGCCTCCTCTCCGCCGAGGCTGGGGTCCACCGCCTGGTGCGCCCCTCCCCCTTTGACGCCTCCGGGCGTCGCCACACCTCCTTCGCCGGGGTGGAGGTGGTGCCCGAGGTGGACGACACCGTGGAGGTAGTCATCCGTCCCGAGGACCTGCGCATCGACGTTTTCCGCTCCCAGGGGCACGGCGGCCAGGGGGTGAACACCACCGATAGCGCTGTGCGCATCGTCCACCTGCCCACGGGGATCACCGTCACCTGCCAGACCACCCGCAGCCAGATCAAGAACAAGGAGCTGGCCATGAAGGTGCTCCGCTCCCGGCTCTTCGAGCTGGAGTGGCGAAAGAAGCAGGAGGAGCTCCAGAAGCTTCGGGGAGAGGTGCGGCCCATCGAGTGGGGGAGCCAGATCCGCAGCTATGTCCTGGACAAGCAGTACGTGAAGGACCACCGCACGGGCCTCATGCGCTTTGACCCCCAGAACGTCCTGGACGGGGACCTGCTGGACTTCGTCTGGGCGGGGCTGGAGTGGAAGGCGGGCCGCCGCCAGGCGGCGGGGGAGGTGGAGGCCGACTAG
- the murA gene encoding UDP-N-acetylglucosamine 1-carboxyvinyltransferase gives MMLTESGKGSRILRIEGGLPLSGELRVYPAKNAALPILAASLLTEEPITLLEVPRLRDVEVMLELLAHLGTHYAWEGRTLHLHTPEIQSTHAPYELVGQMRASFIVWGALLARVGEGRISLPGGCAFGARPVDQHVKALKALGAEVVEEEGTFYARKTRPLAGRVVFDLPTVGGTEQAMLAVALGGEATLVQAAMEPEVEDLGRFLGMLGVEVRGLGSPILHVRGARRLGGGTYRIIPDRIEAGTYLLAAAATRGALTLTQVRPDHLDALLDKLRQAGHRVEVGPDWVRFTAAKHPEPFHVEAREYPGFPTDLQPIVGAYLATVPGQSAITDRVYPDRFTHVGELARMGAELYLRDRTLVVNGRRLHGAQVKALDIRAGGGLVVAALAAEGVSEIEGVYFLERGYEHLEERLRSLGARVGVAEVPLALAAD, from the coding sequence ATGATGCTCACGGAGTCGGGGAAGGGGAGCCGGATTCTGCGGATCGAAGGGGGCCTCCCCCTGTCCGGTGAGCTCCGCGTCTATCCCGCAAAGAACGCCGCCCTGCCCATCCTGGCGGCCAGCCTCCTCACGGAGGAGCCGATAACCCTTCTGGAGGTGCCCAGGCTCCGGGACGTGGAGGTGATGCTGGAACTCCTGGCCCACCTGGGCACCCATTACGCCTGGGAGGGCCGGACGCTCCACCTCCATACCCCGGAGATCCAAAGCACCCACGCCCCCTACGAACTGGTGGGGCAGATGCGGGCCAGCTTCATCGTCTGGGGGGCGCTCCTCGCCCGGGTGGGGGAGGGGCGGATCTCCTTGCCCGGGGGCTGCGCCTTCGGGGCCAGGCCCGTGGACCAGCACGTGAAGGCCCTGAAGGCCCTGGGGGCCGAGGTGGTGGAGGAGGAGGGCACCTTTTATGCCCGAAAGACCCGCCCCCTTGCGGGCCGGGTGGTCTTCGACCTGCCCACGGTGGGGGGGACGGAGCAGGCCATGCTGGCCGTGGCCCTGGGGGGGGAGGCCACCTTGGTCCAAGCGGCCATGGAGCCCGAGGTGGAGGACCTGGGCCGCTTCCTCGGGATGCTGGGGGTGGAGGTGCGGGGCCTGGGCAGCCCCATCCTCCACGTGCGGGGGGCCAGGCGGCTTGGGGGAGGCACCTACCGCATCATCCCCGACCGCATCGAGGCGGGCACCTACCTCCTGGCGGCCGCGGCCACCCGGGGCGCCCTCACCCTCACCCAGGTGCGCCCCGACCACCTGGATGCCCTTTTGGACAAGCTCCGCCAGGCGGGCCACCGGGTGGAGGTGGGGCCGGACTGGGTGCGCTTCACCGCCGCAAAGCACCCCGAGCCTTTCCATGTGGAGGCCCGGGAGTACCCCGGGTTTCCCACGGACCTTCAGCCCATCGTGGGTGCCTACCTGGCCACGGTGCCGGGGCAGAGCGCCATCACCGACCGGGTCTACCCCGACCGCTTCACCCACGTGGGGGAGCTGGCCCGCATGGGGGCCGAGCTCTACCTGCGGGACCGCACCCTGGTGGTGAACGGCAGGCGGCTGCACGGGGCCCAGGTCAAGGCCCTGGACATCCGGGCCGGGGGTGGGCTGGTGGTGGCCGCCCTGGCCGCGGAAGGGGTTTCCGAGATCGAGGGGGTGTACTTCCTGGAGCGGGGCTACGAGCACCTGGAGGAACGCCTCCGGTCCTTGGGGGCCCGGGTGGGCGTGGCGGAGGTGCCCCTGGCCCTGGCGGCCGATTAG
- a CDS encoding transcriptional regulator, with the protein MPKREKKRLQVVISEEQDALLTRAAYELSSPERLVSKSEVVRLAIAKIVRELEEGKEELAELLRRLEPEE; encoded by the coding sequence ATGCCCAAGAGGGAGAAAAAGCGGCTGCAGGTGGTCATCTCCGAGGAGCAGGACGCCCTCCTCACCCGGGCGGCCTACGAGCTCTCTAGCCCCGAGCGGCTGGTGTCCAAGTCGGAGGTGGTGCGCCTGGCCATCGCCAAGATCGTGCGGGAGCTGGAGGAAGGCAAGGAGGAGCTGGCCGAACTCCTGAGGCGGCTGGAGCCGGAAGAGTGA